The genomic interval TCACCGCCGCCTACAACAGAGAATGCACCGTGCGTGGTCGCTTCAATGATGGATTCCGCAACGCCTTGAGTTCCTTCGGCGAATGCAGGGAACTCAAAGACGCCCATTGGGCCATTCCAGAAGATGGTCTTAGCTGTAGACAAAACCTCTGCATAGCGCTTTACAGTTTCCGGCCCTACATCAAGTGACTGCCAGCCCTCTGGGATTCCGTCGAGAGCCACCACGGTTTTCTCTGCATCTGCTGCAAAGGTGTCTGCTGCGATGAGGTCCACTGGAAGAACGAGCTTCTCTCCGTACTCTTCCAGCAAACGCTGACAATTCTCGATCTGGTCTTCCTGCAAAAGCGACTTCTGCACATTGATGCCCTGCGCAGCGAGGAACGTGTAGCACATTCCGCCACCGATGATGAGTTTGTCTGCCTTAGCGGCGAGAGCTTCAATAACGCCAAGCTTGTCGGAGACCTTGGCGCCACCAAGTACCACAACGTAAGGACGTTCTGGGGACTCCACTGCCTTCTGCAAAACAGTGATTTCTTTCTCTACCAGCGTGCCGGCGTAATGAGGAAGACGCTTGGCCACATCGTAGACTGATGCCTGTGCTCGGTGAACCACGCCGAATCCGTCCGACACAAATGCACCGTTTTCTGCTGCTAGCGCAACAAGCTGATCTGCAAATTCCCCGCGCTCAGCCTCGTCTTTAGATGTTTCCCGAGGATCAAAACGAACGTTTTCCAGCAGGAGCACGTCGCCGTCATTAAGACCATTAGCGCGCTCATGGGCGTCTTCACCAACAACGTCAGCAGCCAAGGCCACATACTGTCCCAATGCTTCTGATAGGGCCTCTGCAACCGGAGCAAGGGAGAATTTCTCATTCACTTCGCCTTTGGGACGTCCGAGGTGCGCCATCAGGATCACGCGAGCGCCGCCATCGATCAACGTCTTGATGGTAGGCAGTGATGCAGTAATGCGACCGGCATCCGTGATCTCTCGTGCGTCGTTAAGCGGAACGTTGAAATCCGAGCGTACAAGAACATGCCGTCCTTCCACGCCTTCAGCTATCAGGTCTTTCAAGGTCTTTACAGTCATTGCTTCTTCCGTTTCGTCGTTTGTGCTGCGGTGCTGCGTTTGAATGAACAGCCCCATATAGGCACGCTACCAAAGCATGATGCTCCCAAAATAGCCCGGGGTGCACCACGGAGGCACACCCCGGGCTACAGGGTTAAATGAGCCAAGTTGACTCTATATCGAAAGCTTAGAGGCGCTCGCCGACATACTCGGTCAGGGTAACGAGCTGATTGGAGTAACCCCACTCGTTGTCGTACCAAGAAACAACCTTGACCTGGTTGCCAATAACCTTGGTCAGGCCAGAATCGAAGATCGATGCGTGAGGATCGGTCACGATGTCGGTGGAAACGATTGGGTCCTCGGTGTAAGCAAGAACACCCTTGAGCTCACCCTCGGCAGCTTCCTTGATTGCAGCGTTGACTGCCTCAACAGAAACTTCCTTGGAAGCGTAGAAGGTCAA from Corynebacterium ulcerans carries:
- a CDS encoding phosphoglycerate kinase, yielding MTVKTLKDLIAEGVEGRHVLVRSDFNVPLNDAREITDAGRITASLPTIKTLIDGGARVILMAHLGRPKGEVNEKFSLAPVAEALSEALGQYVALAADVVGEDAHERANGLNDGDVLLLENVRFDPRETSKDEAERGEFADQLVALAAENGAFVSDGFGVVHRAQASVYDVAKRLPHYAGTLVEKEITVLQKAVESPERPYVVVLGGAKVSDKLGVIEALAAKADKLIIGGGMCYTFLAAQGINVQKSLLQEDQIENCQRLLEEYGEKLVLPVDLIAADTFAADAEKTVVALDGIPEGWQSLDVGPETVKRYAEVLSTAKTIFWNGPMGVFEFPAFAEGTQGVAESIIEATTHGAFSVVGGGDSAAAVRLLGLDEDGFSHISTGGGASLEFLEGKELPGVAVLES